One Carya illinoinensis cultivar Pawnee chromosome 5, C.illinoinensisPawnee_v1, whole genome shotgun sequence genomic window, TTCCTTTCAAGAGTCAGGTCATTATGGACTttctttcataccaagctcaTATATCCATCCGTTTATACCCAGTCAAAATGCAAAATTCAAAACCATGCTTGTTTGCTAAAGTCTGCGTTCTGTTTCCAAACTGATTTGAAGTTATCATTTAAGTAAACTTTATTCAGTAAGCCTTGCCATTCCAAATCCAAATCTGGCAGAATTGTATGATGAACACCTCTTAAAAGCCTTACTCTTCTTCTTGTCTAAGCATTCTGTCAGATGCTAGAAAATGGCAATAAGAGATGATTCCAATCACCTTCTATGCTACTCTTTGTCAAGTGAATCTGGaaagattttaataatttagtgtAGCATTTATATTCACTGATCATTACTTCGTCTCTCTGTCCAATATTAGTATCAATAGCAAGATATTTCAgtcaacaatttcttttttgttactACTAGATATTTGTTGATTTCCTTTGCTTTTGTGTAATGCAGGGTCACCTGGCTCAGACCTCCATATTAGAATATGACCTGGGAGGAGAGGGGGATCTATTCAAAGCTCCGGAACCCATCATTGAAGAACAAGTTTTGAACCTTGATCCCATGACAGCAGCCATTTCAATGATTTCTTGTGGGCAAGATGTTATCTCCACCCAAGGACTCAAGGTTGCAGACATTGAATCGCTTCAAAATGAGCAGCTTTTGAGTGAGGTCTTTTATGAGTGCAGGAAGGATCTATTGGAAAAGGCAGCAATAGAAGCACCACTCTCTGAAGTTCTGGATGTCAAGATTCCTCTCTCAAGTATAGATGAATACAAAATTCCGGAAAACAGACAACTTCCTGCTGTACCATTCCAGAAAAGTGTCAGCTCGGAATGTTTAAGCTCAATAGAGTGGATGCATGGATCTGCAGTGAAACCAAGTTTCCTTGATTTTCCTGGGATGGATTTGGATACAGTTTATGGAATGCGAAGGGCATTTAGTGAAGGAGACATTAAGGTCAGCCTTAGTTAATTCACATAATTTGCTgacatgtttatatttttaggtTGAGATAGTCAAACGGCTTTTGTTCTCTTGCAATAATGAAATCACGCCTAATCCATATCTGCAGAGGATCTTGTCCTGAAAGAGGTTGCACATGGCgttaaaaatgtaattataattaataaaggcAAGGAAAACATGGCATATGACAAAGTATAGGAAGCATTTTCAACCCTTTGCTATGGAATTAACGGGTTAACCcttctatgtgtatttttaaGACCTCATATTGTTGGGATTAAGGCTTAGTTGAGTTTAATATGGTGGGTTTTAATTTAGTAAAGACCACATTTATATCATTAGTATTTTTAAAAGTGGTCGTAAAATAAGTCTGAGGTTTTTGGATGATGTCTAAAAATCACAATCAATCAATTGTCTTTtactatatctctctctcttcctttttttttttttttccttttggtatAAACCACCAGATTTTGGAGATTCATGTACTTGCAATTGAACATCAAACATTCAttcattttgtaaaaaagtcTATGAACTGAGAAATGTTTAGATGTTTCTGGCCATTTCAACAGGATGGGGTTGGGTCATTGATACTGAGTTTTTATGACAGACTCTTGGTAATGGCATGAGCCTCATCCATTCTCCCCTTGAGCGCCCATTAATTGTCAGTAACTGTACTACCGATGAGCGCCGGGAAAAGCTCTCCAGATACAGGAATAAGAAGACAAAGAGGAACTTCGGAAGGAAAATCAAGGTAATTTAATTGTTCACAAGTGTCCTTTAGTTATGTCTTaccaaataatttttcttcagaATTATAAGAACAAAGTTATATTCATAGAGTCAGAGTTCCCATCTATACAACCGTTCAGTGTGTCCAAACTCTCACTTTGGACAGATATTCTTCATCTTACACTGAATTCTGCCAAGTTGATTGATTGCTGAAACTAATAATTTGGCTTTGTTTCAGTACGCTTGCAGGAAGGCTCTTGCCGACAGTCAACCAAGGGTTCGCGGAAGGTTTGCAAAAACTGATGAATCTGATGCCAAGAGGCAAGAACTGTTAAGTGTTAATTAATTCAGTATGAGGAGGTTTAGAAAATAAGCAGAGCAGGATTCAATgaaataatcaaacatatagCGGAACCTTCACTCGAAAATAGACCTGGACTCAATGGAGAGAGTTTGAATAGGTATCCCTTAATAATCCAGACACCCCAACTCTTGTAGCCTTGATCTCTTTATTTGTAGTGACGAACCACCTATGTAGACTGAAATGCTCTTAGTAGAGTTGTACAAAGGTTTGCTAAATAAacgggggaaaaaaaaaaaaaaaaaagagaaaaatagtgtACTTGGTTCATGTATATGATTTGTGCAATGATGTAATCTTTCTAGTCTGGCTTCCACTTCACAAATGGAATGATCACCATTGTCATATTAAAACCTTCTAAACTGGAGTTTCTGCAAATcctattttctattttcatacATATTCTTTGGTGTCGGAAGAAGGAGATAACCCAGAGTAGGAACTTGTTAATGTTTCTCCTATTTTATATTCTTAGTTCAATTGCTGTGTGGCCGTTGAGGCTTCCACAACATTTGCAATTTTGCAGACCCCTGGCTTATATGATGAAtatgaggattttttttttattattattatttggtccGGATGAAAGTTTTGCtttcataaattcaaaaaaaaaaaatctcttgaaaaatcttctcaaatattttagaaactttcaaggaaagaaaaagtCTTGAATCCAATTTCACGCAAATCAATAGTTAGAAACGACCTAGTTTGTTTTAATAgatgaaaaattgaataaaatatttttagaatatattttttaatatatttttattttaagatttaaaaaaattaaattttttattttattttatgtaaaaattttaaaaaattgtaataattaggtgaaataaattgaaaaatattgtaaaaatctGTAATCAACGGGGCTTCAGATTGGGCCCACTTGATCTTGGGTTTAGTAAAACCTCTGATTGGAACCCAACTTCTTTAGCACTTAAGCTGGGTTGAGTTATAGTTGATTGTACTGGTTACTGCGTCCAGCCCAATAAAGATTATTTGGTCTCACTCGTTGTCAATGGGTTCCGGATACTTCAAGTTAGAAATATATGAAAGAGTTGGTGCTAAACCCATTTAAAAATCCGTCTGAAATTCACATGAAGGTGTAGAATAGAAGACAAGAGGGGAGAAGACGAGAAGCTAAACGGAGCTATGGTGGCCTGGTGCAGGCCATCTTTAACAACACAGGAATCTCCAGACAGACCCAATCAAAAGATTAAAATGAAAGTGTGGCTCTTTTTACCAATTAATTTACACAAATTCGTAGAGATATGTGCTGAGTCTCTAGGTCTAAAAGGTAGCTTACTCTTTAACCATAAACACAGAATTTTCTTTACTCTTAAATATGCCACAGAGAACAAAAGGAAAAGTTGGATGAATAAGTTCATATATTGGAAAATCTCTCCTAGCAACAGTAGCTTCGAAGCAAACCCAAAAAGGGACCCATCTGCCAGAAGGCATCACAGGCAGCTGCCCAAAATACCATCCCAAAAAAGGGATCGTGGGTGAGTTTTCAATTTTAAAGCCGTCATTGTTCAGACGGCATGGCTCATATCCAACACGACAAAAAATCGAGAACAGCACCCACAACAAGTAGAGACTGCCACCATGCGTGCCCCGACCTTGTTATCTTAAGCACGTTGTGGTGGCAAGTTGAGAAGATAACATATattactaaaataaaacaccaaAGCTTAGATGGTTCCATGTGATCCGACATGCCAAACCAGTTTAGGCCTCGCCATTAACACCACATACCAGAACTGGAacgagaaaaacaaaacaaaaaacaaaagttgtGACGTTCTTATCATCTAATTCAGGACTCATAGTACTTTATCATTGACCAAGACTTCGAATGCTCTTTGAATTTTGGCCGTCTATTTGCGCCTCTCCTTTTCGCTGCATTCACAAATCTAGCTATTCAAATGGTTGATTATATCTCCATGTTTTAGGTACAAAGACATGGGGCATCTGTTACAGAGCATGCCCGATCTTAGCTTAAGAAACTTTGTGCATCGCTTGGGGCAATGGTCAACCCCTTCAGAGCATGAGGAGAATCTttgcaaaaatagaaaaagccATTAATGAACTCGCATGCTAAAAAGCCAAGTCAAATCTTGCCATCctaaaaaatgttttagaaatCAACAGGATTTTTTTTCCACGGTACAGCATCTTCTTGAAGATGTCTTTCTCTTTAAAACCATCACCCTCCAGATCAATTAACGAACCCAACTACCGACTACTTCAATTCACCTACCATTCCTCTGATTTGGATGTAGTCCAAGTGGTGTAACCTCAGATCAGCCTCTTATCATCCCCCACCTTTTACCACCCACACTGCCAAAATCTTACCCAAAACCTGAATGAAAAGTCAAAAAAATTGAAGGTACAAAAGGTCGGTGGCTCTGAAATCCCGTTAATATCTCAACAGCTACCAATTACAGTTCCATCCACCCAAAAAACAAGTCAGGACACCCAACATGACATTTTTTCCATTtaggataaataaaaaaagcttCCGAACCCATTTGCTTAACCGAAATTTACAGAAATTATTCGATAAAATTGTCGAGAAAGCAATGGGTTTATTCGACCGATGCAGGATGTGATGCTCCCCCACAAAGCTCAAATCTACAGCAGTTTTGGTCCGACAACAAAACGAAAAACATAGTACCCAACCCAATagaaaatgttaaaaagaattataagaactgaaaattaaagcaaaaaaaTGTATGAAAGCCCGAACGTATCAACGGTTTCACTGAGTTCTAACTTCTAAACCGTTGACAAACTTTTATCGGCCACAAAAAAAAGTGTCCAAAATACCCTTTCAAGAAATTGGTGGGAAAATCGAAAACCCACAACTTCCATTGGCGAAGCCACTAGTTCAAACACGAAAAAAACCCAACACGAAGAACACCATGGCCATTTCGAGTTTACAGAAATCTTAATGCTACAAAATCATCAGCACCCAACAACATTTTCCGAAACCAAAACCCATTTACAATCAGTTCCAAGTGGGTAAGATAACACCTACCAGAAACAGAGAAGTCCCATGAAAAATATCCACCGTGTTTCTtcaccactaccaccacaatTTGAAATACCAGCGCTCCAAATTAAACAGGCCCATGAGTCATGACAGAAATGATCAAACAGGCAAGGAAACGAACCATGGTTATCAAATTTAACACATTATAAAGTTGAATCAATCCACAGAACTCACATCATACACAAGACAAAGTCTTTGTGTGTTTCTTTTTCATGGTACGTTAGATTTCCATGTTTCTTGGAACGAATATGTTGGCATAAAGGCAAAAATAAACACCAATAGAAACCCAGCCCATCTAGCTTCACCGGCCATGAACTTTCTCTGTGACGAtaatagaaagaagaaattgGGATCCAAACACGCGAGGAGCAAGTTTAGTGTTAACCTTCACCCCAattcccccttctctctctctctctctcacgcatTTTAGTACTAACACTTGCACAAGATAACGCCGAGACCCCTTCTCTCTCGACTCTGtcaccctctttctctctcttgcaATATTTCCCATTTTTTTACGTGTTTTGATTATTTCATATTTCTGTTCTGTATAATCCAAGATTACGATTTTTGTATATAAGGTATTGTATATTAAATTCTCGTTCTTTTACTCTCTCTCGCCCCGACTCTGTCACCTTCCCTCTTTTGGAAAATTTCCCAAACTTTGTGacccaaaaaaaatccttttaacTTCGTATTCCCACTTTCCGTAATCAAAGACTACAATTTTTTGTGCAGAATTGTATCATGTATTGTTTTCTCCTGTATCCGTCTCTGTCTATCTCTCTGCGTTCAGAAGCAGTAAGAGAGAGCGAGCAGATCCATATTCTAACAGAGTCCACTGATTCAATCTTCTACGATTGATTTCTCCAACATTATCTTTCACAGTTGTCTTTTTTCTCTCACGAATTCGGGTTTCCATTAGTGTGCCTATCGGGAAAATAGAGTTGTTCAGACCGTATTCTTGCGATGGCtctgtttcttttctttgcaaaaTTAGGGTTTATGGGTGTTCTTCGGTCTGGCGTTTGATGTGATATTCAAAGGTTTTTGGAGTGTCCCAATTCGAATTCGAAGTGGTgggtttttatttctttattcgtTAGAGACAATGATAATCAAGCGGAATTTGAAATCCCAAATGCCGAGTCTGAAAAGGAGCAAACTCGGTGACTCGGCCGGTGAGGACGAGGAGAACTCGGCCGTGActcggaagaagaggaagactAAGGACAGCAACAACAAGAATGGGTATTACCCTCTCAATCTTCTTGGCGATATCGCCGCTGGCGTAATCCCCGTGGGCTTTGAAGGGATTATCAGCACGGAGAAGGGCTTCGCTGCTTCGGGGTGCACCGAATTGTCGTGCTCACCCGGGGAAGTCGAGTCGAAAACGCGGGTCCGGGATTTGACAAGAGCGAAGGTGAAAAGTAATCCTACAGTTGTGGCTGAGGTTTCACGGCCGCCACTGGTGAAAACATCTCGAGGCCGGGTTCAGGTACTTCCTTCACGGTTTAATGATTCGGTTATCGAGAATTGGAGGAAAGACAGCAAGACTAGCTTGCGTGATTATAGTTTTGATGAAGATTCTGAATGCAAAAAGGATAAATTTAGCTTTAAAAGGCCGAAAATCAGTAGTCAGGAGACGAAAAGATCTGGTCACCTTGAGAAAAACGGGTTCAAGAGTAGGGAATATGCAACATTGTGTGACGAAGAGGAGGGGACGGAAGAAGGGCATGTCGGGTTTAAGGTTTCCAATGATATTAGGAAGTATTCGAGTTCGCGGAGTACCCTGACATCGGCAAACGAACAGTTAGGGGAAGATGAGAAGTACCTGGTAGACCAAATTGAGGAGCAGGTTGAGTTTTTGGAGAATGGTGGGAGGAAAAACGGGTTGTATGGACCGGAGGACTTCTATTCAGGTGACATAGTGTGGGCAAAGCCGGGAAAGAAAGAGCCCTATTGGCCTGCCATTGTGATTGATCCAATGACGCAAGCGCCTGAATTGGTTTTGAGGTCTTGTATAGCAGATGCGGCTTGTGTGATGTTTTTTGGGTACTCTGGAAACGAGAATCAAAGGGTATGGAATACTTTTTACGCAGAGCTTTGTtcgttatattttttaactggTGTTATTATTGGGTCCAGAAGAATGTGGGTATTGAATGGGATACTTTAATGATCTTAACCAGGATTATGCATGGGTCAAGTGCGGGATGATCTTTCCCTTTGCGGATTATGTAGACAGGTACGTTATTGTTCGTTCTTTGGAATTTGGATTTGATTCGTGGAATATAAAGCGACCTTTGTGTTTACGTGAGTTTATGCTTGATCTAGGTTTCAGGAGCAGTCTGAATTGATTGGCTGCAAGCCATGTGAATTTCCGATGGCTATGGAAGAGGCATTTTTGGCTGAAAATGGTTTTACAGAGAAGTTGATAGCAGATATAAACATCGCAGCTGGGAACACAATCTGTGATGAAACTATTCAGCTTAGGGGGATTCAAGAAGCTACTGGTTCAAACCAGGATCTGGACTGTCACAATGCCAACCAGGCAAGTTGCATTCCGGTACTTTCTGCTTTCATCTTTGTTTAACTGCATAGAGTTGCTCAAAATTCCTCTGGGtgagtataataaaaaataaaaatcagcaGAACCTGGTTTGCTATAGAATTTCTGCATGACTTTTTGATTGGAATATGTAATAGTGAGGGTAACTCATACTGCTCTTCTTGTTCAAGAATGTAAAGAGAGTAAAGAAAACAACGTCTTATAGTATCAAATTTGTCTGACACAAGGGGGAAAAACTTTGGTCAACTGAGTCACTTTGTCCTAATTAATGGAAGTTTTGTTTTGCTAAGGAACCCTGTATGAGTTAAGTCTTTGGCACAAATTACATTTTCTTTTCGTCTGCTCTTTTTTCTACAAAGCCAACTTGTGACTAgaagttttttctttaatgTGCTTGCAATTTCCATGATATGGTATTTCTTTCCTCTATGCAGAATGTAATTGGGAAGAAGAAAGCCACACGTCCTTGTGAAGGCTGTGGTACGACCCTTCCTTTCAAAATGACAAAGAAATTTAAGATTGCAACTCCTGGAGGACAGTTTCTATGTAAAACGTGTGCTAGGGTTCGTATGACCTGTCTTGTTATATGGTGCTTTTTATACAAGTTTTGTTAACCAACTTCGCAAATAGATTTTTGTCTGTGGTACGTTGTGTTATCATTTTTGCTTACACTAGTTCTTATCCCAGTTAACAAAATCAAATCATTATTGTGGCATATGCAAGAAGATTTGGAATCATCCAGACAGTGGAAGTTGGGTGAGGCCGCCTACTAACTATTCTAGAGTtaagataattttttcttttttctttcggaAAATAAGAAGTCTATTACATAAAATTCTGTTTGGATGTCCTGCTAAACTAGGTACGCTGTGATGGTTGTAAAGTTTGGGTGCATGCTGAGTGCGACAAAATTTCCAGCAACCTTTTTAAGGTTTCTCCCTCACTTGACATCTGCATAATTAGATAGTAAAACACATTTTGTGGACTTCCCTGACTATAATTTATTTGTGCTTCATAGAATCTGGGGGGTACTGATTATTATTGCCCAACTTGCAAAGCAAAGTTTGATTTTGAGTTATCAGATTCTGAAAAGTCAGAAAAGTCAGAGCTAAAAGTCAAGTAAgtctgtttttcagtttttagtTTGGCAAGTTCAAGTCTATCCTACCTTTTTtgtagtcattttttttttcaaattttacaatGGTAATGAACATGGCTGTAACCGCGAAGAGGAGGATGATGGAATGACAATGAGTAGCAGTAGCTGTTGTATTATTCTTGTTCCAttctttgttgttgttgttgtcgtCGTCGTTGTCATCGTAATAAGTATAGTTTATTCTTGTTTTCAAGCCATTTCACATCTGACATTCAGATTGGTATTGAATTTGTCCCTTCACCCCTGTATGTCTAATTATTTGAGAGTTTTCATTGCAGATGGAACAGAAATGATGGTCAATTGGTGCTACCTAACAAGGTTACTGTGTTTTGCAATGACACAGAAGGCATATATTTTCCAAGTCTTCACTTGTAAGCGTATATAGCTTCATAAATGCATactttttttctgttttatgaTTGTATTTCCATAACATAATCCTATAAGCCTTCGTCAGCAATGTAAACTCAAGGAGAGATGGTGGATTAAACCAAGTAaagattttttcattataaaaatatttcatctagatttttttcttattttattaatggaagaaaaaatcactgtccaagtacacaagatgtatACATCAGGTATACCTAATTAGAGAAAGTAAAGAGGTCTAGAAAATTTTGGAAACTAAAGCTAGAGAAAGTGTGCACCCATACACTAGTAGAGTATatcaaacaacaaagctttgggTTCCTCCATTGTCTTTATAATATCTTTGAAGCCTCAATTGTTTCTTTCCTACAATTTTGCACTACAGTACATTGATTGGATTTATTTTCAGCAAGAGTCTGCCGTCATAACTCTTAAATCCTACTTTCTAACATGCTAATATCTGTCACCCGTCTAGGCATCACCCACTCTCTTAACACTTAGTGGTAACAATCTCACAATGGAGTAAGAGGTAATCCACTGTTTTCTCCATTCCTTTTACGTATGCATTACCTCCTTAGGTTCTTCAAGGTTAAGATCTCCCTTATTGATACtgtccaaacaaataaattcactCTTGGGGCTTACTCTCCACATGGACTTCCATGGAAAGCTGTGTGTTACCTGGGCAGAATACAACTAGGGATAGAATGAAATAAAGAGGCCCATGTCCCAATCTTTTGCCACTGATACAGTCGACCTCCCACGTAGGAGATCCATTTCAAAGCTGTTAATGATCTGCCACCTATGAATCCTTAGTCTGAGCAATATGGAAAAGATCCGGAAAAGGTCCCTTTTGGAGGCTGATCTCCACACCACACATTAGTAACACTGTTACTGCAAATGTTCAGATGTTGACGAAGACCATTAGCGTCATGCTTCACTCTGTGGTTTATTACTTACATGCACAACTTGTGTGCTGTTTTTATGGTGAGAGGCAACAAAGAAatcttgaaatttaaattttcttgGCACTGTggatctcttgtatacttcctgtgtaatAGTGTAATACTGAACTAGTGCAACACCTTCTcgagttttaataaaatttcacttgttaaaagaagaaaggaaaatctCTGGGCACTCTAGTAACTAATTTGAGACAAAAAGCTGTAATGCTTTTGGATCACTGGATGATGGTTGTTACTTAGGGttaaattttctataattatttcttTTCACTGTTGCATACATACGGGAACAAAATTGGATTTGTTAGCTGATCATTACCTTACTTCAATTCTACTACAtgtttttaaatctgaaaatgttTTCTTTAAGTTCTTTATTTCCCCTTCTGTTTCAGAGTCATCTGCAATTGTGGGTTTTGTGGGACAGAAAAGCAAGCACTTAGTGACTGGGTAAAACATACAGGCTCCAAATTGAAAAATTGGAGGACTGGTGTTAGGGTGAAAGGCTCCATGCTGCCATTGGAACAATGGGTTTGTATTGTGCTTCATTTTTACATTTTTCCGTATTGTATATCTCATTCCTTGTGTCTATCTTGGCATGTTTAGATGAATTCATTTTATGAGAATGATGTATTTGTAGTTGTTGTTGGATTGATACTAGGATTTTATCTGCATAGGGAAAACTCCAActaattataaaattagtttttccACCATTTTCTGCATAGGTTTAGAACCAATCgttacttacaaaaaaactaaaaaaaaaagtttagaacCAATTGTTTTAATCTGCAATTTATACAGTCTACAGTcttcaaaatattttgtaatatacaCTATAAAGTGTGTAACTGATCGTATTCATTTTGTTAACATAGATATTGATTTGTTGTGACtgataaaaaagaataagataTTGATCTGTTGTGAAACTTGGAAAAGCATAAATTGCTTCTCTctgtattttatcttatttaccTTTGGAAACAATAGAATTTGAGCCATGATGCGGGTGTTTGGCATGGAGTATGAATCTGATAACGTAGTATGGTAGCAGCTGGTGGCTAGCTCCAACTTAAATTTACAAATGCAGGAGTGTTCAAACATGGCCAACTAGATGACTTAATCCTTGTCTACATCATAGTTTCTTTAGGCATCCTCTTTTGCCGTATATGTTTGATCGTATATTCTTATGTGCTCTGCCTGACATCGTCAATATAAGCTTTTTCATTAATATCTGCAAAATCGTTACTTGTCTAATGGCTTTCCCCTCCTCATATCTAGCTTATATGATCAGCACCTTTTCTGGGGATTGCTCTCTGCTAATTCCATGTTTCATAAATTCTTTTAGAGGCTTCACATTGCAATACCAGTTTTGAAGTTTAACGCATGTTCTGGATTCTAGAACCTTTGCATACACTATatcattcttttccttttctcactTTATTCTGCTGAGCCAATCTTCTTACTTCTAAGAACAATGCTTGTGTGCACTGTCCTTTGTTTTCATCTCATGGGCCCTTACAAATTTGTGAacctataatatatttatccattttaatgCATTCTCCTTTGGCTTTGCAGATGCTGCAGTTAGCAGATTATCATGAGAATGCTATTGTTTCTGTAAAAACTAAGAAACCTTCCATAAAAGAACGAAAGCGGAAGTTGctaacatttttgcaaggtatATAGTTTCCTCCAACTATAGAATTTTACACTTTGATGAGTTGCACCAACTGTTCTGCTGATAATTGTACCAATGGGCTGCTTTCTCGATTTTACTATGACAGAGAAGTACGAACCTGTTTGTGCTAAGTGGACAACGGAGCGGTGTGCTGTTTGTAGATGGGTTGAAGATTGGGATTATAACAAGATTATCATATGTAACCGGTAAGGTCAATATGTCTATTATCATATATGCGTGATAATTAATCGTCAAGTCTTAATGATTCAAGAAAAACctttacatacatacataccatgtgcacactcacacacacatctatatatatatatatgtttgtttgttAAAGCATGCTTGATTAGAGAATAGAAGGACCATTGTCTGGTGCAAGTACATATTCAAGCCTTGAGAGGAGacacatcatgccaaaaacaaCCATATTCAAGCTACTCCTCCTGGACCCCCCTTAAGGGGGACTCGCACTGGGTGATGAATCCTTATGTTTAATTCCCGAGGACTGGAAACTTTTATAGTTCTGTTTGAATATCATTAAATTCTACACAAGCGCGCACACACAGCTAAAGTGATTGCTTTCCGATCATACAAAGTTTTCTGGGACAAGTTTGATTGACAGCAACTTGTCAACCACTTCAAAGCTGAACCATTCCTTTCCTTCCAAATGACCCATATAAGACCAGATTAAattgaattgttggatgaaaAAATTTACCTATGAATATGCATTGCGAAAAAGAAACAGTCAGAGATTTGAAGACAGCACATGGACAACAAAGGAACTTAAAGCTTTCTTTTTGAATACACTATTATTGGATGGCTACCCATTTATGTTTCCCTAGCTTCAGCCTCCagaattttctttgattttttaaaaatttttcaagcTAGTTGCATTTAATATTAATCCCATGTGTATTTGGATAATGCCTTTTGGATTGTTAATAAGATTATCTTGCTTACAAAAAAACCATTATAtcgatatagatatatatattattttgctcTGGCACTGAATTGAGGAGGTATATCTTTTTGGTGTAACCCGTGAAATATTTCACATTCACCTAAAGTTTGCTCTCGGTTGTGCAAGTTAGTCTGCTTATCTCCCATTCATTATTGGTAAGTCCTATCATACATGCTAActgaaaatagaattttttttctcagttCCTTAAAAGAAATGATACTCTTTATGGGAGCTGTTACTATATTTACTGGAGGCACTGCCTTATTAGAAGATTGTACTGAATCTCACTGTtgattcattttgtttgattcaGATGTCAAATAGCTGTTCATCAAGAGTGCTATGGAGCAAGAAATGTCCGGGATCTCACTTCATGGCTTTGCAAAGCATGTGAAAAACCTGAAATCAAGCGGGAGTGCTGCCTTTGCCCTGTAAAAGGCATGTTCATTTACATAGAATTAACTTTCACGAGTTTTATTTGTTCAGTTGAGAATTTAAAGTTCCTCACCTTGGTTTCGTTATACTTATTTTTTGGAACTTTTTCTGCAAAATTATGAGCTATATTCTTCTATTTTCCATAGCAAAACAAGCCTTCCATTCTTTTTGAGTTTATGCACTTAATAACGTGAATGTTACTTAAAAAATGAAGTTGCATTTATGATGGTAGCTTTCCTCAGCTAAAGATGGTTATTTTACTTCTGGCCTGAAGTTCTTTTgccattttcatctcaaataactTCCTTACGTACATGTGAATCATTATTCATCAAGCATTGGTAAAGTTGGCTTCAACATGTGATCATGATTTGAtatcttctttgtatttggattatATTTTTTGTGCCCCTCAGGAGGTGCTCTAAAGCCAACC contains:
- the LOC122311910 gene encoding uncharacterized protein LOC122311910; protein product: MYADTEILFPYFQNFSQEAQQLDEYCKTQKSCASMGHLAQTSILEYDLGGEGDLFKAPEPIIEEQVLNLDPMTAAISMISCGQDVISTQGLKVADIESLQNEQLLSEVFYECRKDLLEKAAIEAPLSEVLDVKIPLSSIDEYKIPENRQLPAVPFQKSVSSECLSSIEWMHGSAVKPSFLDFPGMDLDTVYGMRRAFSEGDIKTLGNGMSLIHSPLERPLIVSNCTTDERREKLSRYRNKKTKRNFGRKIKYACRKALADSQPRVRGRFAKTDESDAKRQELLSVN